The following are from one region of the Vanessa atalanta chromosome 5, ilVanAtal1.2, whole genome shotgun sequence genome:
- the LOC125064387 gene encoding cuticle protein 8-like: MLFKVLFFTASLMAASAQYHGQSHGHATSSQSIIRHDISHNQHGYNHVQPIAVHAAPVAYHQPAVSVHHAAPIVHSAPVVHHASPIAYHQAPVYHSQHNDAHEHQDYYSHPKYEFQYNVEDHHTGDIKSQHEARDGDHVTGSYSLHQPDGSVRTVHYNADKHNGFNAQVENSAPSTHAQPAHVQHHAPQYVLSHH, encoded by the exons atgctaTTCAAA GTACTTTTCTTCACAGCTTCGCTGATGGCAGCAAGCGCCCAGTATCATGGACAAAGTCATGGTCACGCAACTTCTTCTCAATCAATCATCCGCCACGATATCTCCCACAACCAACATGGCTACAACCACGTCCAACCCATCGCCGTTCACGCTGCTCCGGTCGCATACCATCAACCCGCTGTTTCCGTTCACCACGCTGCCCCCATTGTTCACTCTGCTCCTGTAGTTCATCACGCATCTCCTATTGCATACCATCAAGCTCCCGTCTACCACAGCCAACACAATGACGCTCATGAACACCAGGATTACTAC TCGCACCCTAAATACGAGTTCCAATACAACGTAGAAGACCATCACACTGGTGATATCAAATCTCAGCACGAAGCTCGTGATGGTGACCACGTGACCGGATCCTACAGTCTGCATCAGCCCGATGGTTCCGTACGCACCGTCCACTACAACGCTGATAAGCATAACGG attcaATGCTCAAGTTGAAAACTCCGCTCCATCAACACACGCCCAGCCGGCTCACGTTCAGCATCACGCGCCACAATACGTTCTGTCTCACCATTAA